One window of Novosphingobium sp. 9U genomic DNA carries:
- the leuC gene encoding 3-isopropylmalate dehydratase large subunit has product MTNGPRTLYQKIWDAHVVDTREDGTSLIYIDRHLVHEVTSPQAFEALRMAGRPVRRPDLTLAVPDHNLPTTPRKDAAGNPIPIADAESANQLATLRVNAPQFGIRYIDATDREQGIVHVVGPEQGFSLPGATIVCGDSHTASHGGLGALAFGIGTSEVEHVLATQTLLLKQSKTMEVRVEGQLGPGVTPKDVVLHIIGVTGMGGGTGHVIEYRGNVFEEMSIEGRLTVCNMAIEGGARSGLIAPDEKTFAYLKGRPYTPNGEDWDKAVTWWKSLATDPGATFDKSFVIRAEDIQPTVTWGTSPEDTSAIGGYVPAPEDFTDASKRDAVRVSLDYMGLTPGTKLTDVEVQNVFIGSCTNSRIEDIRAAAAVLKGRKKADHVKWAIVVPGSGLVKEQAEAEGLDKIIVEAGLEWREPGCSACLAMNPDKVPAGERCASTSNRNFTGRQGPGSRTHLMSPAMAAAAAVTGHLTDVRELVG; this is encoded by the coding sequence GCATGGCCGGTCGTCCGGTGCGCCGCCCCGATCTCACGCTCGCCGTGCCGGACCACAACCTGCCGACCACGCCGCGCAAGGATGCGGCCGGCAATCCCATCCCGATCGCTGACGCGGAAAGCGCCAACCAGCTAGCCACGCTGCGCGTCAACGCCCCGCAATTCGGCATCCGCTACATCGATGCGACCGATCGTGAGCAGGGCATCGTCCATGTCGTCGGCCCCGAGCAGGGCTTTTCGCTGCCTGGCGCGACGATCGTCTGCGGGGACAGCCACACCGCATCACACGGCGGCCTGGGCGCGCTGGCGTTCGGCATCGGCACCAGCGAGGTGGAGCACGTGCTCGCCACGCAGACGCTGCTGCTCAAGCAGAGCAAGACCATGGAAGTGCGCGTCGAAGGTCAGCTTGGCCCGGGCGTCACGCCCAAGGACGTGGTGCTCCATATCATCGGCGTCACCGGTATGGGCGGCGGCACGGGTCACGTCATCGAATACCGCGGCAACGTGTTCGAAGAGATGTCGATCGAAGGCCGCCTGACCGTCTGCAACATGGCGATCGAGGGCGGCGCCCGCTCCGGCCTGATCGCGCCCGACGAGAAGACGTTCGCGTACCTCAAGGGCCGTCCTTACACGCCCAACGGCGAAGACTGGGACAAGGCGGTCACCTGGTGGAAGAGCCTTGCGACCGATCCTGGCGCCACCTTCGACAAGTCCTTCGTCATCCGCGCCGAGGACATCCAGCCGACTGTCACCTGGGGCACCAGCCCGGAAGACACCTCCGCGATCGGCGGCTACGTCCCTGCGCCCGAGGACTTCACCGACGCTTCCAAGCGCGATGCGGTCCGCGTTAGCCTCGACTACATGGGCCTGACGCCCGGCACCAAGCTGACCGATGTCGAAGTGCAGAACGTCTTCATCGGCAGCTGCACCAACAGCCGCATCGAAGACATCCGCGCCGCCGCCGCCGTGCTCAAGGGCCGCAAGAAGGCCGATCACGTGAAGTGGGCGATCGTCGTCCCCGGCTCGGGCCTGGTCAAGGAACAGGCCGAGGCTGAGGGGCTGGACAAGATCATCGTCGAGGCGGGCCTGGAGTGGCGCGAGCCGGGCTGCTCGGCTTGTCTTGCCATGAACCCCGACAAAGTGCCCGCCGGCGAGCGCTGCGCGTCCACCAGCAACCGCAACTTCACCGGGCGGCAAGGTCCGGGCAGCCGCACTCACTTGATGAGCCCGGCGATGGCCGCCGCCGCCGCAGTGACTGGCCACCTCACCGACGTGCGCGAACTGGTAGGATAA
- the leuD gene encoding 3-isopropylmalate dehydratase small subunit: MQPINHVAGRAYPFGRKNVDTDVIIPAHWLKTVTREGLGRGAFEAVRKEPGNVFEDPEYAGAPIVIAGDNFGCGSSREHAAWALLDMGVTCVIAPSFSDIFSGNAFKNGILTVALPQDAIDRLMEVAQTDPIDIDLQTQSVTTQFQDRWSFDIDPFRKHCLLNGLDEVGMTMAQGDAIGAYESKAKIELPFLAKTLATA; the protein is encoded by the coding sequence ATGCAGCCGATCAACCACGTTGCCGGGCGCGCCTATCCGTTCGGGCGCAAGAACGTCGACACCGACGTGATCATCCCGGCGCACTGGCTCAAGACCGTCACTCGCGAGGGCCTCGGCCGCGGCGCCTTCGAGGCGGTGCGCAAGGAACCAGGGAACGTCTTCGAGGATCCGGAATACGCCGGCGCGCCGATCGTGATCGCGGGCGACAACTTCGGCTGCGGATCGAGCCGCGAGCATGCCGCCTGGGCCCTGCTCGACATGGGCGTGACCTGCGTGATTGCACCCAGCTTCTCGGACATCTTCTCGGGCAACGCGTTCAAGAACGGTATCCTGACCGTCGCCTTGCCCCAGGACGCGATCGACCGCCTCATGGAGGTCGCCCAGACCGACCCGATCGACATCGATCTGCAGACCCAGTCTGTCACCACGCAGTTCCAGGATCGCTGGAGCTTCGACATCGATCCGTTCCGCAAGCACTGCCTGCTCAACGGACTGGACGAAGTCGGCATGACGATGGCGCAGGGCGATGCCATCGGCGCTTACGAGAGCAAGGCCAAGATCGAGCTGCCGTTCCTGGCAAAGACGCTGGCGACGGCCTGA
- a CDS encoding DUF1476 domain-containing protein, whose amino-acid sequence MTTFDDRERAEEASFAHDAEMQFRIQARRNRLLGEWAADRMNLSLAERDAYAKAVVQADFEEAGDEDVIRKLLGDLTSAGVDTDEAEVRVALEAKLVEARRMLMGEA is encoded by the coding sequence ATGACCACATTCGACGACCGCGAGCGCGCCGAAGAGGCCAGCTTCGCCCATGATGCCGAGATGCAGTTCCGCATCCAGGCCCGCCGCAATCGCCTGCTGGGTGAGTGGGCGGCCGATCGCATGAACCTTTCTCTTGCCGAGCGTGACGCCTACGCCAAGGCCGTCGTCCAGGCCGACTTCGAGGAAGCCGGCGACGAGGACGTGATCCGCAAGCTGCTGGGCGACCTCACCAGCGCCGGCGTCGACACCGACGAGGCCGAAGTGCGGGTTGCGCTCGAGGCCAAGCTGGTCGAGGCCCGGCGCATGCTGATGGGCGAGGCCTGA
- a CDS encoding BolA/IbaG family iron-sulfur metabolism protein yields the protein MAMPAAEIETLIRTALPDAQVTITDLAGDGDHYSAHVVSSAFVGKTRVAQHKLVYEALGGRMGGVLHALQLTTAVPN from the coding sequence ATGGCGATGCCCGCAGCCGAGATCGAGACGCTGATCCGCACCGCCCTGCCCGACGCGCAAGTCACCATCACCGACCTTGCAGGCGACGGCGACCACTACTCCGCGCACGTCGTCTCGTCGGCATTCGTCGGCAAGACCCGCGTCGCGCAGCACAAGCTGGTCTACGAAGCGCTGGGCGGGCGCATGGGCGGCGTGCTCCATGCCTTGCAACTGACCACCGCTGTTCCCAACTGA
- the grxD gene encoding Grx4 family monothiol glutaredoxin — MTDVNSRIGEIVKSSDVVLFMKGTPLFPQCGFSSRAIAILDHLGVAYESVDVLQDMEVRQGIKSFSDWPTIPQLYVKGEFVGGSDIMMEMYEAGELQQLMGEAGVARAS; from the coding sequence ATGACCGACGTGAACAGCCGCATTGGCGAGATCGTAAAGTCCAGCGACGTCGTGCTCTTCATGAAGGGTACGCCGCTGTTCCCGCAGTGCGGTTTCTCCAGCCGCGCGATCGCCATCCTCGATCACCTCGGTGTCGCATATGAGAGCGTCGACGTGCTGCAGGACATGGAAGTCCGTCAAGGCATCAAGTCCTTCTCGGACTGGCCGACGATCCCGCAGCTCTACGTCAAAGGCGAGTTCGTGGGCGGTAGCGACATCATGATGGAGATGTACGAAGCGGGCGAACTGCAGCAGCTGATGGGCGAAGCCGGCGTCGCACGCGCCAGCTGA
- a CDS encoding NUDIX domain-containing protein, with protein sequence MVQDNAQRPPHADDDSGVPAATVVIFRRTQAGPPELLMVQRSSQMRFAGGAAVFPGGKVDPGDRILAAQLCRGEDPVIGAARIAAIRETLEETGLAIAVREPVSAQQAADARAMLIAQGLLAPVLDAFGWTLEPDRLTLYAHWRAPVERGFDTQFFVLDLGTGAVDIAVDATENTKLFWISAARALELADAGEISVIFPTRRNLERLAQFATFDDALADIAHHPVRRIMPAQVQRDGETWLQIPHGHGYPVLGQPFATAKRG encoded by the coding sequence ATGGTTCAGGACAATGCGCAGCGCCCTCCACACGCGGACGACGATAGCGGCGTCCCGGCCGCGACGGTGGTGATCTTTCGCCGCACGCAGGCGGGCCCGCCCGAGCTGCTGATGGTGCAACGCTCCAGCCAGATGCGCTTCGCCGGCGGCGCGGCGGTGTTCCCCGGCGGCAAGGTGGATCCGGGCGATCGCATCCTGGCAGCCCAACTCTGCCGGGGCGAAGACCCAGTGATCGGCGCGGCTCGCATCGCCGCCATCCGCGAGACCTTGGAGGAGACCGGCCTTGCGATCGCCGTGCGCGAGCCGGTTTCCGCGCAGCAAGCGGCTGACGCACGCGCCATGCTGATCGCGCAGGGCCTGCTCGCACCGGTGCTCGACGCGTTCGGCTGGACACTGGAGCCGGACCGGCTGACACTCTACGCACATTGGCGTGCGCCCGTGGAACGCGGGTTCGACACACAATTCTTTGTGCTCGATCTCGGTACCGGCGCGGTCGACATCGCGGTGGATGCTACGGAAAACACCAAGCTGTTCTGGATCAGCGCGGCGCGCGCGCTGGAGCTGGCCGATGCTGGGGAGATCAGCGTGATCTTCCCGACGCGGCGCAACCTTGAGCGCCTCGCGCAGTTCGCCACCTTCGACGATGCTCTGGCGGACATCGCGCACCATCCTGTGCGCAGAATCATGCCCGCTCAGGTCCAGCGGGACGGCGAGACCTGGCTGCAGATCCCCCACGGCCACGGCTATCCGGTCCTGGGACAGCCGTTCGCCACCGCCAAGCGCGGCTGA
- a CDS encoding MFS transporter — protein MALSSISPAVDTPNHPLAKRMGLIAGVSHNVVIGTVMGSFSVLLASVEGRLGVKLEQASAGILLMLVGSSALAPIVGVLVARYSLRLLLMLGAVLTVLGYLVLGLTHSYPLYLAAYGLCFGPAMSLAGSIGPATLVTRWFNHNRGLALGLVHLPIIIAVLPVTLNAFLTDYGPQAAYLTLAGVSAILMLPLTALTVDHPPGYVAPVATGEKRTADGSLSVGQLLSRPKFWALSLANCASITSSVMLGSLLVPMGQSWDFSRAQSALLASIMSLVGIAGSVLFGWVADKLGGGRTLALVAFNCAILWALLLTEPPFAAVALIVGLIGMHGAGAIPALGRGISDTFGQPSYSRGFGLNTVISLPFMACAMIGGARIARETGSFAIPVTAMAIVFAIAVLCGLYAASGLKASPVQGEPQPA, from the coding sequence GTGGCTTTGAGCTCCATAAGTCCTGCCGTGGATACGCCCAATCACCCGCTCGCCAAGCGGATGGGGCTGATCGCCGGCGTCTCGCACAATGTCGTGATCGGAACCGTCATGGGTTCCTTCAGCGTTCTGCTCGCATCGGTCGAGGGGCGCCTCGGAGTCAAGCTCGAGCAAGCCTCAGCCGGTATACTGCTGATGCTGGTGGGCTCGTCGGCGCTGGCGCCGATCGTCGGCGTGCTGGTCGCCCGCTACTCGCTGCGCCTGCTGCTGATGCTGGGCGCGGTGCTGACGGTGCTCGGTTACCTGGTGCTCGGCCTGACGCACAGCTACCCGCTCTACCTGGCCGCCTACGGCCTGTGCTTCGGCCCGGCGATGAGCCTGGCAGGCTCGATCGGGCCGGCGACGCTGGTGACTCGCTGGTTCAACCACAACCGCGGGCTGGCGCTCGGCCTGGTGCACTTGCCGATCATCATCGCCGTGCTGCCGGTCACCTTGAATGCTTTCCTGACGGACTACGGTCCGCAGGCCGCTTATCTCACGCTTGCGGGCGTGAGCGCCATTCTGATGCTGCCGCTCACCGCGCTGACGGTCGATCACCCGCCGGGCTATGTCGCGCCCGTCGCCACTGGCGAGAAGCGCACCGCCGATGGCTCGCTGAGCGTGGGACAGCTGCTGAGCCGCCCCAAGTTCTGGGCGCTGTCGCTGGCTAACTGCGCCAGCATCACCAGTTCGGTCATGCTCGGCTCGCTGCTGGTGCCGATGGGCCAGTCGTGGGACTTCTCGCGCGCGCAATCGGCGCTGCTCGCCTCGATCATGTCGCTGGTCGGGATCGCCGGGTCGGTGCTGTTCGGCTGGGTGGCCGACAAGCTGGGCGGCGGTCGCACGCTGGCGCTGGTTGCTTTTAACTGCGCGATCCTGTGGGCACTCCTGCTGACCGAGCCGCCGTTCGCCGCGGTCGCCCTGATCGTCGGCCTGATCGGCATGCATGGCGCGGGCGCAATCCCGGCGCTGGGCCGCGGGATCAGCGACACGTTCGGCCAGCCAAGCTACAGCCGCGGTTTCGGGCTTAACACGGTGATTTCGCTACCGTTCATGGCCTGCGCCATGATCGGCGGCGCCCGCATCGCGCGTGAGACCGGCTCGTTCGCGATCCCCGTCACGGCCATGGCGATCGTCTTCGCCATCGCGGTGCTATGTGGTCTCTATGCAGCGAGCGGTTTGAAGGCCTCGCCGGTCCAGGGAGAGCCGCAGCCCGCCTGA
- a CDS encoding PilZ domain-containing protein: MSVEIPRRAQRRAIVLPAQCRTPNGLRDSGEISDISTQGCCIRTETLMFRVGSRVIIRPDGMEALGGTVRWIAGDCAGLEFDRAIYGPIVDHLVRLHELGTQVSVTRD; the protein is encoded by the coding sequence ATGTCTGTTGAGATACCTCGGCGCGCGCAACGCAGGGCAATCGTGCTTCCCGCACAATGCCGCACTCCCAACGGGCTGCGCGACTCGGGCGAGATCTCGGATATCTCCACGCAGGGCTGCTGCATCCGTACCGAGACCCTGATGTTCCGCGTGGGTTCGCGCGTCATCATCCGGCCCGACGGTATGGAGGCTCTCGGCGGCACCGTGCGGTGGATCGCAGGCGACTGCGCAGGGCTGGAGTTCGATCGCGCCATCTACGGCCCGATCGTCGACCACCTGGTTCGTCTGCACGAGCTGGGAACGCAGGTCTCGGTCACGCGGGACTGA
- a CDS encoding LuxR family transcriptional regulator yields the protein MQLRTGLAGLRAARSVIDLREATMEAFAAIGFPRAYFVTPVTSDKRFGRVHSANNMAGEWSQAYPERLRYEDPLPELALRLCRPVRWSEARTIEAPGKQEEAFYRFLSQLGFEDGLALPTYGPGARTGFVGLPAVPGTSIGEESAAAAHAIAQMSFLRYCELIDTQEPIDVRLSERELDVVYWIAMGKSNSVIAEILGISAETVDSYVRRAFRKLGVSDRTSAVLHSVLAGHLYTGPFRPQPELAPASTPGQVPGSNAGD from the coding sequence ATGCAGCTTCGCACAGGGCTGGCGGGACTTCGCGCCGCGCGATCGGTGATCGACTTGCGCGAGGCGACGATGGAAGCGTTCGCGGCGATCGGGTTCCCGCGCGCTTACTTCGTCACTCCGGTAACTTCCGACAAGCGCTTCGGCCGGGTGCATAGTGCCAACAACATGGCCGGGGAATGGTCGCAAGCCTATCCAGAGCGCCTGCGGTATGAGGATCCGCTTCCCGAATTGGCGCTCCGCCTTTGCCGCCCGGTGCGGTGGAGCGAGGCGCGCACCATCGAGGCGCCGGGCAAGCAGGAGGAGGCGTTCTACCGGTTCCTGTCGCAACTCGGCTTCGAGGATGGACTGGCGCTGCCCACTTACGGACCCGGCGCCCGGACCGGCTTCGTCGGTCTGCCGGCAGTGCCAGGCACGTCCATCGGCGAGGAGAGCGCAGCGGCCGCGCATGCGATCGCGCAGATGTCGTTTCTGCGCTACTGCGAGCTGATCGACACGCAGGAGCCAATCGACGTTCGCCTGTCCGAGCGGGAACTGGACGTCGTCTACTGGATCGCGATGGGGAAGAGCAATTCGGTCATCGCCGAGATCCTGGGCATCTCGGCGGAGACGGTCGACAGCTATGTGCGCCGCGCCTTCCGCAAGCTTGGCGTATCGGATCGCACGTCTGCCGTGTTGCATTCGGTGCTGGCAGGGCACCTCTACACCGGCCCGTTCCGGCCCCAGCCAGAGTTGGCTCCGGCATCCACACCGGGCCAAGTGCCTGGGAGCAATGCTGGCGACTAG
- a CDS encoding queuosine precursor transporter, which translates to MSDEQLSRIDGQSGARRHFRYFDFVMTGFVVILLLSNLIGAAKQAQVTLPLLGPVTFGAGVLFFPVSYIIGDVLTEVYGYANARRCIWAGFFALLFMVVMSVVVVNIPANPEWALASSTYSVAGREVTAPNQAAYMAIFGQTPRIVFASLVAFWAGEFVNSFVLARMKVMTSGKHLWMRTIGSTIVGEGVDSLLFYPLAFLGVAGFPLHLIASLVVTQWLIKTTWEAVLTPVTYLVVGFLKRREGVDVYDENLDFSPFAKARPK; encoded by the coding sequence ATGAGCGACGAGCAGCTTTCCCGTATCGACGGCCAATCGGGTGCGCGCCGACATTTTCGCTACTTCGACTTCGTGATGACCGGCTTTGTCGTCATCCTCCTGCTCTCCAACCTGATCGGCGCGGCCAAGCAGGCGCAAGTGACGCTGCCGTTGCTGGGCCCGGTGACGTTCGGCGCGGGCGTGCTGTTCTTCCCCGTCAGCTACATCATCGGCGACGTGCTGACCGAGGTATACGGCTACGCCAACGCCCGGCGCTGCATCTGGGCCGGCTTTTTCGCGCTGCTGTTCATGGTCGTCATGAGCGTGGTGGTGGTGAACATCCCGGCCAATCCCGAGTGGGCGCTGGCCTCGTCCACATACAGCGTCGCCGGGCGAGAGGTGACCGCACCCAACCAGGCCGCCTACATGGCGATTTTTGGCCAGACGCCGCGCATCGTCTTTGCCTCGCTGGTGGCGTTCTGGGCCGGCGAGTTCGTCAACTCCTTCGTGCTCGCGCGCATGAAGGTGATGACCTCGGGCAAGCACTTGTGGATGCGTACGATCGGCTCGACGATCGTCGGCGAAGGCGTGGACAGCTTGCTGTTCTATCCGCTCGCGTTCCTCGGCGTTGCAGGCTTCCCGTTGCACCTCATCGCGTCGCTGGTGGTCACCCAATGGCTGATCAAGACGACATGGGAAGCCGTGCTGACGCCGGTCACTTACCTTGTCGTCGGGTTTCTCAAGCGCCGGGAGGGCGTGGACGTCTACGATGAGAACCTGGACTTCTCGCCCTTCGCCAAGGCACGCCCAAAATGA
- the recF gene encoding DNA replication/repair protein RecF → MALDRILLTDFRNHRDTQVEGTAQFNLLVGENGAGKTNVLEAISLFAPGRGLRRASLADMPAQDGRGGFAVSADLASRGEPVRLGTGVPAERPGRRLVQVNGAEAPAVRLAEWLSIGWLTPAMDRLFSESAGGRRRFLDRLVLALRPGHAGHATRLESALRERNNMLSDERAPDPRWLDAIEKQLAEAGAAVAQGRRETVEALDDLLAQLPASPFARPSLTYRAGGPDEPGALAAALREGRARDRAAQRTLTGPHRDELEVRLAAKNQMAAECSTGEQKAMLIAIVLAHSQLLESAGERRPRLLLLDEVAAHLDPLRREALFERLRAGAAQVWLTGTETQPFSAILRETSVWHVEGGKVVRRD, encoded by the coding sequence ATGGCGCTCGACCGCATCCTGCTGACCGATTTCCGAAACCACCGCGACACGCAGGTGGAGGGCACCGCACAGTTCAACCTGCTGGTCGGCGAGAATGGCGCCGGCAAGACCAATGTGCTGGAGGCGATCTCCCTGTTCGCTCCGGGCCGGGGCCTGCGCCGTGCGAGCTTGGCCGACATGCCCGCGCAAGATGGCCGCGGCGGCTTCGCTGTCAGCGCCGACCTGGCCTCGCGAGGCGAGCCGGTGCGGCTCGGTACGGGCGTGCCGGCCGAGCGCCCCGGACGGCGGCTGGTGCAAGTGAACGGAGCTGAGGCGCCGGCGGTGCGGCTGGCGGAATGGCTCTCGATCGGGTGGCTGACACCCGCGATGGACCGGCTGTTCTCCGAGAGTGCCGGCGGTCGTCGGCGCTTCCTCGACCGGCTGGTACTGGCCCTGCGCCCCGGACATGCCGGTCACGCGACGCGGCTGGAGAGCGCCCTGCGCGAACGCAACAACATGCTGTCCGACGAGCGGGCGCCGGATCCCCGCTGGCTCGACGCCATCGAGAAGCAACTGGCGGAGGCCGGCGCCGCCGTGGCGCAAGGCCGGCGCGAGACGGTGGAGGCGCTGGACGATCTGCTCGCGCAATTGCCGGCGTCGCCATTCGCTCGGCCTTCGCTTACCTACCGCGCCGGCGGGCCTGACGAGCCCGGCGCTCTCGCCGCGGCCTTGCGAGAGGGTCGTGCTCGCGACCGCGCGGCGCAACGGACACTCACCGGCCCGCATCGCGACGAGCTGGAGGTACGCCTGGCAGCCAAGAACCAGATGGCGGCCGAATGCTCCACGGGCGAGCAGAAGGCGATGCTGATCGCGATCGTGCTGGCTCACTCGCAACTGCTGGAAAGTGCGGGCGAGCGGCGGCCTCGGCTGCTGTTGCTGGACGAAGTCGCGGCGCACCTCGATCCGCTGCGCCGTGAAGCGCTGTTCGAGCGCCTGCGCGCGGGAGCGGCGCAAGTATGGCTCACCGGCACCGAGACGCAGCCTTTCTCCGCGATCCTGCGCGAGACTTCGGTGTGGCACGTCGAAGGCGGCAAGGTGGTGCGGCGGGATTGA
- a CDS encoding arylesterase, with amino-acid sequence MAACGSGKEPAPQNTADPLEQPVPIPVMGPERPILAFGDSLLAGYGLHEGESYPAKLEAALRARGVNARIANAGVSGETTQQGLRRLERTLDAQPVRPDLVIVSLGGNDMLQGRAPAETRANLDAILAALQRRKVRVVLLGMLAAPALSADYARDFNPIYPSLAHKYGATLVPFFLQPLQGKPDLVQPDRAHPTALGIEEMVAATVDDVAEALPRRELRR; translated from the coding sequence GTGGCAGCGTGCGGCAGCGGCAAGGAGCCCGCGCCGCAGAACACCGCCGACCCGCTCGAGCAGCCAGTGCCGATCCCGGTGATGGGGCCCGAGCGACCGATCCTGGCGTTCGGAGACTCGTTGCTGGCGGGCTACGGGCTGCACGAGGGCGAAAGCTATCCGGCCAAGCTGGAGGCGGCGCTGCGCGCGCGCGGCGTCAACGCACGGATCGCCAATGCGGGCGTTTCGGGCGAGACTACTCAGCAAGGCTTGCGACGGCTGGAGCGCACGCTCGATGCGCAGCCGGTCCGCCCCGATCTGGTGATCGTCAGCCTGGGCGGTAACGACATGCTGCAAGGCCGCGCCCCCGCCGAGACGCGCGCGAACCTGGATGCGATTCTGGCCGCGTTGCAGCGGCGAAAGGTGCGGGTCGTGCTCCTCGGCATGCTCGCCGCGCCCGCGCTGAGCGCCGACTATGCGCGTGACTTCAACCCGATCTATCCCAGCCTGGCGCACAAGTACGGCGCCACGCTCGTCCCCTTCTTCCTGCAGCCGCTGCAGGGCAAGCCGGACCTGGTGCAGCCCGACCGCGCGCATCCGACTGCGCTAGGGATCGAGGAGATGGTGGCTGCCACTGTCGACGATGTGGCAGAGGCGCTGCCGAGACGGGAACTTCGGCGCTGA
- a CDS encoding DUF805 domain-containing protein codes for MLEYMFLPFRRYADLNGRSRRMEFWAFGLFNLIVYAVIGGIMIGTGVSLSALQNGGSDPVGLIGSLFFGGAGLLLLLYWLATLIPTLAVTVRRLHDRDMSGWWYLGVVVLSFIPLVGSLVGIAFLVLMLLPGTAGPNRFGSDPKDPASSQVFA; via the coding sequence ATGCTGGAGTACATGTTCCTGCCGTTTCGGCGCTATGCTGATTTGAACGGCAGGTCGCGCCGGATGGAGTTCTGGGCTTTCGGACTGTTCAACCTTATTGTCTATGCGGTGATCGGCGGGATCATGATCGGAACCGGCGTGTCGCTATCCGCGCTGCAGAATGGGGGTTCCGATCCGGTCGGCCTCATCGGTTCGCTGTTCTTCGGAGGCGCCGGCCTGCTGCTCCTGCTCTACTGGCTCGCAACGCTCATCCCGACGCTGGCAGTGACGGTGCGCCGGCTGCACGATCGCGACATGAGCGGGTGGTGGTATCTGGGCGTGGTCGTGCTCTCGTTCATCCCGCTGGTCGGCTCGCTTGTGGGCATCGCCTTCCTGGTGCTCATGCTGCTGCCTGGAACGGCAGGACCCAATCGCTTCGGATCCGATCCGAAGGATCCCGCCAGCTCCCAGGTCTTCGCCTGA